In Candidatus Poribacteria bacterium, the following are encoded in one genomic region:
- a CDS encoding SDR family oxidoreductase, translating into MELGLTGKVAVITGGSEGIGKGIALRLCEEGTNVAICGRRETVLAEAAEDIRAQTGGEVLAIPADVTIPETLENFIGQTATHFGKIDILVNNAGRSAGGDFETISDEVWYDDLDLKLMGAVRCARLVIPHMKNNGGGRIINITHPGGKQPSAGSCPTSVSRAAGIALTKALSKELLSHKILVNTVCLTSIKSAQGERAWKAAGSPGTLEEYWEERGAEHPLGRLGEPSEVGHLVAFLVSECASFITGTAINIDGGLSAVV; encoded by the coding sequence ATGGAACTCGGATTAACTGGAAAAGTTGCTGTCATCACTGGTGGCAGCGAAGGGATTGGCAAGGGTATTGCGCTCCGTCTGTGTGAAGAGGGCACGAACGTTGCGATCTGTGGGAGACGCGAAACCGTCTTAGCGGAAGCCGCTGAAGATATTCGCGCCCAAACCGGTGGTGAAGTCCTCGCAATCCCGGCAGACGTAACGATACCAGAAACGTTGGAGAATTTTATCGGACAAACCGCGACTCACTTTGGAAAGATTGACATTTTAGTCAATAACGCCGGTCGTTCAGCAGGTGGTGATTTTGAAACTATAAGCGACGAGGTATGGTACGATGACTTGGACCTTAAGTTAATGGGTGCTGTCCGCTGTGCGCGATTGGTGATCCCACACATGAAAAACAACGGTGGTGGTAGGATTATCAATATCACGCATCCGGGCGGCAAACAGCCGAGTGCGGGTTCCTGCCCGACCTCTGTCAGTCGAGCTGCTGGCATCGCTCTGACGAAGGCACTTTCCAAAGAACTTTTATCTCACAAAATATTGGTTAACACGGTCTGTCTCACCTCGATTAAAAGTGCGCAAGGAGAGCGTGCCTGGAAAGCCGCGGGTTCACCCGGAACGCTTGAGGAATACTGGGAGGAACGTGGTGCAGAGCATCCACTTGGACGATTAGGTGAACCGAGTGAGGTGGGTCACCTCGTTGCGTTCCTTGTCTCAGAATGTGCATCATTCATCACTGGAACGGCGATCAATATTGACGGCGGACTTTCCGCAGTCGTATAG